From the Opitutia bacterium genome, one window contains:
- a CDS encoding putative colanic acid biosynthesis acetyltransferase, with translation MSRQPLVRRQLPGRHTPWSFRRRVAMLAWDFAWPLLCRWTPKPLNPWRLVVLRVFGAKIVGTPFVHQRARIQLPWNIELHDAACVGDRANLYSLDRITLHAGALVAQEAYLCTGTHDLADAEWPLMTAPIVVGARAFVGARAFVLPGITIGERAVVGAMSVVTREVPAGACVRGNPAR, from the coding sequence ATGAGCCGTCAGCCTCTCGTCCGCCGCCAATTGCCCGGCCGTCACACGCCGTGGAGTTTCCGCCGCCGCGTGGCGATGCTCGCTTGGGATTTCGCGTGGCCGCTGCTGTGTCGCTGGACGCCCAAACCGCTGAACCCCTGGCGCCTCGTCGTGCTGCGCGTGTTCGGGGCGAAGATCGTCGGCACGCCGTTCGTGCACCAACGCGCGCGCATTCAGCTGCCGTGGAACATCGAATTGCACGATGCCGCGTGCGTCGGCGACCGCGCGAATCTCTACTCGCTCGACCGCATCACGCTGCACGCCGGTGCGCTCGTGGCGCAGGAAGCTTATTTGTGCACCGGCACGCACGATCTCGCGGATGCCGAGTGGCCGCTGATGACGGCGCCGATCGTGGTGGGCGCGCGCGCGTTCGTGGGTGCGCGAGCGTTCGTGTTGCCGGGCATCACGATTGGTGAACGGGCGGTCGTCGGCGCGATGAGTGTGGTCACGCGCGAGGTGCCGGCGGGCGCTTGCGTGCGCGGCAATCCGGCCCGCTAA
- a CDS encoding zinc metallopeptidase, protein MLLWIILIIVPMLFGLYAQMRVMSAYRKNVEIPSRGRITGREAAAAVMESAGIHDVEIVRVEGELSDHYDPSNRRLALSEHNYDGTSLAALGVAAHEAGHAIQHKVGYGMMTVRQTLVPATQIASGASQLLIIIGIVLGAKAAGGIFLMLGAVALAVICLFQLVTLPVEFDASRRAKAQLVNLGIIGRDEMDGVHETLDAAALTYVAAFVASLGSLLHILLLLVGGRRDD, encoded by the coding sequence ATGCTGCTCTGGATCATCCTCATCATTGTTCCCATGCTATTCGGCCTCTACGCGCAGATGCGTGTGATGAGCGCCTATCGCAAGAACGTCGAAATCCCCTCGCGTGGTCGTATCACCGGTCGCGAGGCCGCGGCGGCCGTGATGGAAAGCGCGGGCATTCACGACGTCGAAATCGTCCGCGTGGAGGGCGAGCTCTCCGACCATTACGACCCCTCGAACCGCCGGCTTGCGCTCTCCGAGCACAATTACGACGGCACGAGCCTCGCCGCTCTCGGCGTCGCGGCGCACGAAGCCGGACACGCCATCCAGCACAAGGTGGGCTACGGCATGATGACAGTCCGTCAGACGCTCGTGCCCGCCACGCAGATCGCCTCCGGCGCCTCACAACTGTTGATCATCATCGGCATCGTGCTCGGCGCGAAAGCCGCCGGCGGTATCTTCCTGATGCTTGGCGCGGTTGCTCTCGCGGTCATTTGTCTCTTTCAACTGGTCACTCTTCCCGTCGAGTTCGACGCAAGCCGTCGTGCCAAAGCCCAACTCGTAAATCTCGGCATCATCGGCCGCGATGAGATGGACGGAGTGCACGAAACTCTCGACGCCGCTGCGTTGACCTACGTTGCCGCGTTCGTCGCGTCGCTCGGCAGCTTGCTCCATATCCTCTTGCTGCTCGTCGGCGGGCGCCGCGACGACTGA
- a CDS encoding TonB-dependent receptor, translating into MQRRSSDSRSQTDLFAGYQHKFFGWPNLYTPFGFNETENLQTVLIALNHSWRSQAGSEFQAAAFYRRNKDDYEFNRLVPGASNPFQHTTWLRGLATRGRVQFATAALGYSFEAQRDRLESTALTFGRFNERSIEKVTLLPELSAPTSAGRVTARAGAAFDHSDRDGSAWSPIAELEWRGVEGRMIRGEYSEATQLPSYTALNSSATSGLFRGNPNLSRSRARNLELSAAFAVRGWSVETAVFRRWDDRLVDWTFRRGVTARTANPVDTVTDGIEVLATRHCARVDLTFSYAWLHKRSDYGAALVDASFYALNFPEHRATAAIRWRVGHGVELRSDNEYRVQAPNFLRVIGGDRAVVSSLGLHFAPPALRGWEFSALVDNLWDSAFQEIPAVPASPRQWSVSAAFRW; encoded by the coding sequence ATGCAGCGCCGCTCGTCGGATTCGCGGTCGCAGACGGACCTGTTCGCCGGTTATCAGCACAAATTCTTCGGCTGGCCCAACCTCTACACGCCGTTTGGTTTCAACGAAACCGAGAACCTGCAGACAGTGTTGATCGCGCTCAACCACTCGTGGCGCAGCCAGGCGGGCAGCGAGTTTCAGGCGGCGGCCTTCTATCGGCGCAACAAGGACGACTACGAGTTCAACCGCCTCGTTCCCGGCGCGTCGAACCCGTTCCAACACACGACATGGTTGCGTGGCCTCGCCACGAGGGGGCGCGTGCAATTCGCCACCGCAGCGCTCGGCTATTCCTTCGAGGCGCAGCGGGATCGTCTCGAGTCGACGGCGTTGACGTTCGGGCGCTTCAATGAGCGCTCGATCGAAAAGGTCACGCTGTTGCCCGAGTTATCGGCGCCCACCAGCGCAGGCCGGGTGACCGCTCGCGCCGGCGCGGCGTTCGACCATTCCGATCGCGACGGATCCGCTTGGTCGCCGATCGCGGAGCTCGAATGGCGCGGCGTGGAGGGACGCATGATCCGCGGTGAATATTCCGAAGCGACCCAGCTGCCGTCCTACACCGCGCTGAACTCCTCCGCGACCAGTGGCCTTTTCCGCGGGAATCCCAATCTCTCCCGCTCGCGCGCGCGGAACCTTGAGCTGAGTGCAGCGTTTGCCGTCCGCGGCTGGTCGGTCGAGACGGCGGTTTTTCGGCGATGGGATGACCGCTTGGTGGATTGGACTTTCCGTCGCGGCGTCACGGCGCGCACCGCCAATCCCGTGGACACGGTCACCGACGGGATCGAGGTTCTGGCCACTCGGCACTGCGCGCGTGTCGATCTCACGTTCAGCTATGCGTGGCTGCACAAGCGCAGCGACTACGGTGCGGCGCTCGTCGATGCGAGTTTCTATGCCTTGAATTTCCCGGAGCATCGCGCGACCGCGGCGATTCGTTGGCGCGTCGGCCACGGCGTCGAACTGCGGTCGGACAACGAGTATCGCGTCCAGGCGCCGAATTTCCTGCGTGTCATCGGTGGCGATCGCGCCGTGGTCTCCTCGCTCGGACTCCACTTCGCTCCGCCGGCGCTCCGTGGCTGGGAGTTCTCGGCCTTGGTGGACAACCTATGGGACTCGGCGTTTCAGGAGATCCCGGCCGTGCCCGCTTCGCCGCGACAATGGTCCGTGTCCGCCGCGTTCCGTTGGTGA
- a CDS encoding ferredoxin: MANKAEKWKENAAGKFYVDQQCIDCDLCRETAPGFFTRHDEGGYSFVHKQPATEEETALCMEALEGCPVEAIGNDGE; encoded by the coding sequence ATGGCCAACAAAGCAGAGAAGTGGAAAGAAAACGCCGCTGGAAAGTTCTACGTCGATCAGCAGTGCATTGATTGCGATCTTTGCCGCGAGACGGCGCCCGGTTTTTTCACCCGCCACGATGAGGGCGGTTACTCTTTCGTCCACAAGCAGCCTGCCACCGAGGAAGAAACGGCGCTCTGCATGGAGGCTCTCGAAGGTTGCCCCGTCGAGGCCATCGGCAACGACGGCGAGTAA
- a CDS encoding rhomboid family intramembrane serine protease has translation MLSDRSYMRSDYPREATSALTWILSAVIAGSVLQLVFERFFNSGAFQQLFALTPAGLWHGEVWRLVTYSLLHGGLLHFVLNCLGLFLIGREIAPILGSRGLIQFYLGTAIMGGLLWVATHSWGATPFPLVGASGVLAGMFVFFACVAPEREITFLLFFVLPVTLKPKFLAWILLGIDALGYLFSELPGGTFDTGIAHSAHLGGMLAGWLYYRFFFARNGLDRATEATFRLPQIFRRKKQAAAPSPVSGSAATGSNPPANLRAEVDRILDKINSHGFGALTEQEKRLLDDAKDLLSRR, from the coding sequence ATGCTTTCGGACCGCTCTTACATGCGCTCGGATTATCCGCGCGAGGCCACCTCGGCGCTCACTTGGATTCTCAGTGCTGTCATCGCGGGCTCAGTGCTGCAGCTCGTTTTTGAGCGCTTCTTTAACAGCGGAGCATTCCAGCAACTTTTTGCGCTCACACCAGCCGGGCTCTGGCACGGTGAAGTGTGGCGTTTGGTGACTTACTCTTTGCTCCACGGAGGGCTGCTTCATTTTGTCCTCAACTGCCTCGGCCTGTTTTTGATCGGACGAGAGATTGCGCCGATTCTCGGTTCGCGCGGGCTGATCCAGTTCTACCTCGGAACCGCGATCATGGGTGGACTGCTCTGGGTCGCGACCCACTCGTGGGGCGCGACGCCGTTCCCCCTGGTCGGGGCATCAGGCGTTCTCGCCGGCATGTTCGTCTTTTTTGCCTGCGTCGCGCCGGAGCGCGAAATCACCTTCCTCCTCTTCTTCGTGTTGCCGGTCACACTGAAGCCGAAATTCCTCGCGTGGATTCTCCTCGGAATCGACGCGTTGGGATACCTTTTCAGCGAGCTCCCCGGCGGCACGTTCGACACCGGCATCGCCCACTCCGCGCACCTCGGTGGCATGCTCGCCGGCTGGCTCTACTATCGGTTCTTTTTTGCCCGAAACGGTCTGGATCGCGCAACCGAAGCCACATTCCGACTCCCGCAAATCTTCCGCCGGAAGAAACAGGCGGCAGCACCGTCACCAGTTTCCGGCTCGGCCGCCACCGGGTCCAATCCGCCCGCCAACCTTCGCGCGGAGGTCGATCGCATTCTCGACAAGATAAATTCGCACGGCTTCGGCGCTCTTACTGAGCAGGAGAAACGCCTGCTCGACGATGCCAAGGACCTCCTCAGCCGCCGTTGA